The following are from one region of the Syngnathus typhle isolate RoL2023-S1 ecotype Sweden linkage group LG22, RoL_Styp_1.0, whole genome shotgun sequence genome:
- the LOC133146329 gene encoding kinesin-like protein KIF3C, whose amino-acid sequence MSKNKSSESVKVVVRCRPLNRKEESNGPSGGIVEMELRLGQVILRNPRASHSEPQKTFTFDAVYDGNSKQRDLYDESVRPLIDSVLAGFNGTIFAYGQTGTGKTYTMQGMWLDPEKRGVIPNAFDHIFTHISRSQSDKQYLVRASYLEIYREEIRDLMDPNHATARGLELRESPETGVYVPDLTSCVCKSIKEIEEVMNVGNQARAVAATDMNEYSSRSHALFLITVECGQPGPDGRKHIRVGRLNLVDLAGSERQAKTGVQGERLKEAAKINLSLSALGNVISALADGRSGHVPYRDSKLTRLLQDSLGGNAKTVMVATLGPAPQHYDETLTTLRYANRAKNIQNQPRVNEDPKDALLREFQSEIARLRAQLNHRKWRSKQKKERLDDDGSDADGDEDTECEEEEVEKNAEEYVKREEQRLEREKEAIRGDRSLLADEKQRLLGEKERMMGDLRKEQEATEQLTAKYKAMESKLLVGGKNIIDHTNEQQKMLEMKRQEIAEQFRNEREMQQQMMVQDDETLELRDTFTSLQQEVEAKTKKLKKLYAKLQCIKAEIQDVNDEHVRSRQELEQTQNELTRELKFKYLIIENFIPPEEKNKIMSRMTFDAEEDQWKFQPLVPAESKPQQMKKRPTSAVGYKRPISQYARVAITMGANNRFRAENIMFLELDMNPPNTASLARLRDLNQSFPVDNFPTNDSGVHKSNSWCQNQKSLTPSSSNVSLSACTTAMSASAQ is encoded by the exons ATGTCAAAGAATAAGAGCAGCGAGTCGGTTAAGGTGGTTGTTCGATGTCGACCTCTGAACCGAAAAGAGGAATCCAACGGTCCTTCAGGGGGGATCGTGGAGATGGAACTGCGACTAGGACAGGTGATCCTCAGGAATCCTCGAGCATCACACAGTGAACCCCAGAAAACGTTTACGTTCGATGCCGTTTACGACGGCAATTCCAAACAACGGGATCTGTACGATGAGAGCGTCAGGCCTCTCATAGATTCTGTGCTAGCTGGGTTCAACGGGACCATATTTGCTTATGGACAGACCGGAACAGGGAAGACCTACACCATGCAGGGGATGTGGTTGGACCCAGAGAAACGAGGTGTGATACCCAACGCTTTTGACCATATCTTTACGCACATCTCACGCTCGCAGTCTGATAAGCAGTACCTGGTCCGGGCGTCTTACCTCGAGATCTATCGTGAGGAGATCCGTGATCTGATGGATCCCAACCACGCCACCGCCCGGGGACTGGAGCTTAGAGAGAGTCCGGAAACTGGAGTCTATGTCCCGGACCTCACTTCTTGTGTCTGCAAGAGCATCAAGGAGATAGAAGAGGTGATGAATGTGGGAAACCAAGCCAGGGCTGTCGCGGCCACCGACATGAACGAGTATTCATCCAGGTCCCACGCCTTATTTCTGATCACGGTGGAGTGTGGCCAACCTGGTCCGGATGGGAGAAAGCACATCCGGGTGGGGCGCCTCAACCTGGTGGATCTGGCCGGCAGTGAGCGGCAGGCCAAGACAGGCGTCCAGGGGGAACGCCTGAAGGAAGCGGCAAAAATCAACCTGTCTCTGTCCGCATTAGGGAACGTGATATCTGCGCTTGCAGATGGCCGCAGTGGCCACGTGCCGTACCGGGACTCGAAGCTGACCCGTCTTTTGCAAGACTCACTGGGCGGCAACGCCAAGACCGTCATGGTGGCCACTCTAGGCCCTGCTCCTCAACACTACGACGAAACTCTCACCACTCTGCGCTACGCAAACCGAGCCAAGAACATCCAGAACCAGCCTCGGGTCAACGAGGACCCCAAAGACGCCCTCCTCCGAGAATTTCAAAGTGAGATTGCTCGCCTCAGAGCTCAGCTCAACCACAGGAAGTGGAGAAGCAAGCAGAAGAAGGAGCGGCTGGACGATGACGGCTCAGATGCAGATGGGGATGAAGACACCGAgtgtgaagaggaggaggtggagaagAACGCCGAGGAGTATGTCAAGCGAGAAGAGCAGCGTctggagagggagaaggaggccATCAGAGGAGATCGATCACTCCTGGCTGATGAGAAGCAGAGGCTTCTTGGCGAGAAGGAGAGGATGATGGGAGATCTTCGCAAAGAGCAGGAAGCCACTGAGCAACTCACTGCCAAGTACAAG GCAATGGAGAGCAAGCTGTTGGTCGGCGGAAAGAACATCATAGACCACACCAATGAGCAGCAGAAGATGCTGGAGATGAAAAGGCAGGAAATTGCCGAGCAG TTCCGCAACGAGAGAGAGATGCAGCAGCAGATGATGGTCCAGGACGACGAGACGCTGGAGCTGAGGGATACTTTTACTTCTCTTCAGCAAGAGGTTGAAGCCAAAACCAAGAAACTCAAGAAG TTGTACGCCAAGCTCCAGTGCATCAAAGCTGAGATCCAGGATGTAAATGACGAGCATGTGAGGAGCCGTCAGGAGCTGGAGCAAACACAAAATGAGCTCACTCGAGAGCTCAAGTTCAA GTATTTAATCATTGAGAACTTCATCCCTCCAGAGGAGAAGAATAAGATCATGAGCAGAATGACTTTTGACGCCGAAGAAGATCAGTGGAAATTCCAGCCTCTGGTTCCTGCCGAGAG CAAACCCCAGCAGATGAAAAAAAGGCCAACATCTGCCGTTGGATACAAAAGACCAATCAGCCAGTATGCCAGGGTTGCCATAACAATGGGCGCTAATAACAGATTCCGG GCTGAGAACATTATGTTTCTGGAGCTGGACATGAACCCACCAAACACTGCCTCGCTGGCTCGCTTAAGGGACCTGAACCAAAGCTTTCCTGTGGACAACTTTCCTACCAATGACAGCGGCGTTCACAAATCTAACTCCTG gtgtcaAAACCAGAAGTCTCTCACTCCTTCCTCTTCTAACGTTTCCCTTTCGGCTTGTACCACTGCCATGTCTGCATCGGCGCAGTGA
- the LOC133146332 gene encoding toll-like receptor 5 codes for MKIFAFFLVIFVFKKVPGCLSSCSITGSVANCAFKNLHWIPPLPPNITHLYLEMNHIHEINSTSLSGLEMLQVLDLGHQYSALVIQNNAFIRQRHLRKLVLGFNAELQLEPEAFLGLSSLQSLYLDYCSLDESILKENYLKPLFSLETLDLFGNRMKRIQPSMFFSNMTHLKHLNLKLNRIKKICEPDLAAFRGKQFKSLNLDSNNLQAMFNENFDAHTCGNPFRGISFGTLDLSHNGFSIDELRLFFKAIDGTRISFLKLSGHIGKGFSFSNLLDMDRSTFEGLRNSSINMLDMSKNRIFALQQEVFNPLSQTEVIDLSQNQVNQIHRNAFEGQEHLKKLNLSHNLLGDIRAHSFAPLKNLKVLDLSYNHIGIFGYQSFSGLFRLEVLNLTGNSLREFGFPSTLPSLSYLNLNDNKLTFAAVNTITTFAPNVTYLNIQNNKVENLQGVYIFLTHLKKLQHLVFGGNPIKWCTMNIQASEKKHSAVKVLDLHSSNLQLIWSRGKCLDLFEGLNHLVELRLSSNNLRSLPNGIFKSLPSLLGMDLSSNPLTYLQPDAFPKTLKLLNLANNFIASPNPTLFRTLSILNLNMNRFHCDSNLINFLKWTRETNVTFLSPVEDLRCEFPIAFYKVSLLDYYTHLHGTGSI; via the exons ATGAAGATATTTGCATTTTTCCTGGTCATCTTTGTCTTCAAAAAG GTGCCAGGCTGCCTCTCGTCCTGCTCCATAACTGGCTCGGTAGCCAATTGCGCCTTCAAGAACCTACACTGGATTCCTCCCCTTCCTCCCAACATCACCCACCTGTACTTGGAGATGAACCACATCCATGAGATTAACTCCACTTCGTTGTCTGGCCTTGAGATGCTGCAAGTGCTGGACTTGGGTCATCAGTATTCAGCACTAGTGATCCAAAACAACGCATTCATCAGACAAAGACACCTCAGGAAATTGGTGCTGGGCTTCAACGCGGAGCTTCAACTTGAGCCGGAGGCCTTTTTGGGATTATCGAGTTTGCAGAGTCTTTACCTGGATTACTGCTCACTTGATGAATCCATCCTGAAGGAAAACTATCTGAAGCCGCTTTTTTCATTGGAAACTCTTGACCTATTTGGTAACCGGATGAAGAGAATCCAGCcttcaatgtttttttccaatatgACTCATCTGAAACATTTGAATCTAAAACTGAATCGTATCAAGAAAATATGTGAGCCTGATCTGGCTGCCTTCCGGGGAAAACAATTTAAATCCTTGAATTTAGACTCCAACAACCTTCAGGCTATGTTCAATGAAAACTTTGATGCACATACTTGTGGGAACCCTTTCAGAGGAATATCTTTTGGAACTCTTGACTTATCCCATAATGGTTTCAGCATAGACGAGTTAAGACTATTTTTCAAAGCTATCGACGGTACTAGGATTTCTTTTCTCAAGCTATCAGGACATATAGGTAAAGGCTTTTCCTTCAGCAATCTTTTAGATATGGATAGAAGCACTTTTGAGGGCCTCAGGAACAGCTCAATCAACATGTTGGATATGTCTAAAAACAGGATATTTGCATTACAACAGGAAGTATTCAATCCACTATCACAAACTGAAGTTATTGATCTCTCTCAAAACCAAGTCAACCAAATCCACAGAAATGCTTTTGAAGGCCAGGAACATTTAAAAAAGCTCAACCTGTCTCATAATTTGCTCGGGGATATCCGTGCTCacagttttgctcctctgaaGAACCTGAAAGTGTTGGACCTCTCTTACAACCATATTGGTATTTTTGGCTACCAATCGTTTAGTGGACTTTTTAGGCTGGAGGTATTAAATCTGACTGGAAACTCTCTCAGGGAGTTTGGCTTCCCCAGCACTCTGCCGAGTTTAAGTTATCTCAATTTGAATGACAATAAATTGACCTTTGCGGCAGTGAACACAATAACAACTTTTGCCCCTAATGTCACATATTTGAACATTCAGAACAACAAAGTAGAAAACCTGCAGGGTGTGTACATCTTTTTGACTCACCTGAAGAAACTCCAGCATCTTGTTTTTGGAGGGAATCCCATCAAGTGGTGCACAATGAATATTCAAGCTTCTGAAAAGAAGCATAGCGCTGTTAAAGTGTTAGATCTTCACAGCAGCAACTTGCAGTTAATTTGGTCTCGAGGCAAATGTCTCGATCTGTTCGAAGGTCTTAACCATTTGGTCGAGCTGAGATTGAGCTCTAACAATTTGCGCTCCCTTCCGAATGGCATCTTCAAAAGTCTCCCCTCCCTTCTGGGAATGGACCTCTCATCCAACCCTTTAACCTATCTCCAGCCTGATGCATTTCCTAAGACCCTCAAATTGCTTAACCTCGCCAACAACTTCATCGCGTCCCCCAACCCGACCCTCTTCCGAACTCTTAGCATCCTCAATTTAAATATGAACCGGTTCCACTGCGATTCAAATCTGATAAACTTCTTGAAGTGGACAAGGGAAACAAATGTCACCTTTTTGAGTCCCGTTGAGGACTTGAGATGTGAATTTCCTATAGCTTTCTATAAAGTATCTCTGTTAGATTACTACACTCATCTTCATGGCACTGGAAGCATTTAA